The proteins below come from a single Elgaria multicarinata webbii isolate HBS135686 ecotype San Diego chromosome 11, rElgMul1.1.pri, whole genome shotgun sequence genomic window:
- the SCAF1 gene encoding splicing factor, arginine/serine-rich 19 isoform X2 produces MEEEENRRSPVREDPGRGGEKSASEPPLDSDWDQSGALCAGQVIILKALQQAVGSGLAGDLQDPAIEKGTSKSRGRPRINGTDAECKRPSRRKWCRSSRSEGLGGNWLGTGDPTLACDRNGPMGEVLEAPSSGVMPALAGVLDYLEWTYHLPQGVESSIGTQAAYGEEDMEEVELVAEVRLGDVGALSGIFRRNLSRRMQKSACLGSSAPCWSRSRPCPIGHPALSEQPYSLDPHRTLPVMDKAPWTSVLGRRGVSQPTKADRTSPSPCLGMTLGTGMGVSTGGQQRPQSATGRESESQQRSQPPPASSLDKADSSSSSSSSCSSSTSSMSRHQGLPGEGSSSNPCAPMRSPDLDIYDPFHPTDEDNLNGDFGFGDSPHKEAEGGRHDQKYDPFDPTGSNPSSLVSTPSPEEDDDDDDDDEEDDHDQHPPDMSHSISRISETLAGIYDENSLSQDFPSSDKGQEDSEPEAEPGGGYETEAACPPEPPESKEPPGADSTLPEELPPEQAESKTPEPRRRVFVVDLAPKGRLDAEAKPQLEGKVSLEVVTVGNAKLRSGEKTSKGGGHHRAGRRSSMEWDGSGGGDSEIEEGEIVQPEDERYSPIRLFRSRCRPAEQRTLRVVEGDDFLSLHADSDDEGALQIDFSESQPDPRWKGVDLRRKILTQRRERFHRAPSPLPPPPPPPAPKRPASKSHSGSSSGSCKKSKRERKRSRERKASKTKESYSASWNPKKKSKSRSKSKERRHSHHRASRSRSHHRASRSWSPSISTSLSAVGSSHTSAERRKSRRSKSKEKRRGHHSRSRSSSRAHRSRHKDKHRGDGGRKKKKRSRSRSREKHPSHRLPKDKEREVHLLEEPKSEKVLMERRRDARTVVPPSIQDLNDNDLFTIKRTITVNQQEKMEGLLETPERAKREVLYDSEGMSFDACFSDREPPEESKLGGVRLTAKEDSIPSRKDKRPEEDVKQKVPKEKERKRAYLEDRPGPRDKYKKKLKEGPPCSEQQELPKVEKKARPDRDKTGKKLKAGSHKESGKLGSGRKVKLQSKVAVLIREGVSSTTSVKEVGSIGVKFSRDKESRSPFLKSEEKVLMVGASAAGQGEMADVKEPGFKPKKVKGLKAKMGVKKLKGLKPKGASEPKKKKKLKVKTGLKKSKADSCSQGASSPLRVKEEPSWSGSEKSEGTAKPPSPQPLAPGQELTPDSQTVDSSCKTPDVSFLPEDPPVEPPRVPADEPEVDSLSETKEEQPPLQQPPHPPRNVPQPPAPMSWNLQGGVDCTSGVLALTALLFKMEEANLASRAKAQELIQATNQILTHTKPTASLGPPQPPVPPTHPPASHLSVPPVSYLLQGSLPLSGCGSTPTTPTGVLPGTLSQASAGPPSAGIFASSSCTDLGSTSSEGRGDSDKYLKKLHTQERAVEEVKLAIKPYYQKKEITKEEYKDILRKAVHKICHSKSGEINPVKVNNLVKAYVQRYKYFRKHGRKMDEEPGPPKEIGGLDKSGLPMPPL; encoded by the exons atggaagaagaggagaatcGGCGCTCTCCAGTACGAGAGGATCCTGGGCGAGGTGGTGAGAAGTCAGCCAGTGAACCTCCTCTTGACTCGGATTGGGACCAGTCAGGTGCCCTCTGCGCTGGCCAAGTTATCATTTTG AAAGCTTTGCAGCAAGCCGTGGGCAGTGGCTTGGCAGGTGACCTGCAAGATCCAGCGATCGAGAAAGGTACCTCCAAATCGAGAGGCAGACCTAGGATTAACGGAACAG ATGCTGAATGCAAGCGCCCAAGCCGCAGGAAATGGTGCAGGAGCTCCAGATCTGAAGGGCTTGGAGGAAATTGGCTGGGAACTGGGGACCCCACACTGGCCTGTGATAGGAATGGCCCGATGGGTGAG GTCCTTGAGGCTCCTTCTTCTGGTGTGATGCCTGCCTTAGCCGGAGTCTTGGACTACCTGGAATGGACTTACCATTTGCCCCAGGGAGTAGAGAGCTCCATAGGGACCCAGGCGGCTTA TGGAGAGGAAGATATGGAAGAAGTGGAGCTGGTGGCCGAGGTGCGGCTGGGAGATGTCGGCGCCCTCTCAGGAATCTTTAGAAGAAACCTGTCTCGGAGGATGCAAAAgtctg CCTGCCTTGGATCATCTGCACCCTGCTGGAGCAGAAGCCGACCCTGCCCCATTGGCCACCCTGCCCTTTCGGAGCAGCCCTACTCTCTGGACCCACACAGAACTCTGCCTGTAATGGACAAGGCTCCTTGGACGTCTGTTTTAGGCAGACGTGGGGTTTCACAGCCCACTAAAGCAGACAGgacttctccttccccttgcttGGGCATGACTCTGGGCACTGGCATGGGGGTATCCACCGGGGGGCAGCAGCGCCCGCAGAGCGCCACTGGCCGAGAGTCCGAATCCCAGCAGCGATCCCAGCCACCCCCCGCCAGCTCCTTGGATAAGGCCGATTCCAGCAGCTCCTCTTCATCGTCTTGCTCCTCCTCGACCTCCTCTATGTCCCGCCACCAGGGCCTGCCTGGCGAAGGCAGCTCCTCCAACCCCTGCGCCCCAATGCGCTCCCCGGACTTAGATATTTATGATCCCTTCCATCCTACCGACGAGGATAACCTCAACGGCGATTTTGGCTTTGGGGATTCTCCCCACAAGGAGGCCGAAGGTGGGCGGCATGACCAGAAATACGACCCCTTTGACCCCACTGGCTCCAACCCCAGTTCCTTAGTCAGTACCCCTTCGCCTGAGGAGgacgacgatgacgacgacgacgacgaggaagACGACCACGACCAGCATCCTCCGGACATGTCCCACAGCATCAGCCGCATCTCGGAAACATTGGCCGGAATCTACGACGAAAATAGCTTGAGCCAAGATTTCCCCAGCTCGGACAAAGGGCAAGAAGATTCGGAACCAGAAGCAGAACCTGGCGGAGGCTATGAAACCGAGGCTGCCTGCCCCCCTGAACCCCCGGAGAGCAAGGAGCCTCCAGGTGCCGATTCTACCCTTCCGGAGGAGCTCCCCCCGGAACAGGCGGAATCCAAAACTCCTGAGCCACGTCGCCGGGTGTTTGTGGTTGACCTCGCCCCCAAAGGCCGCTTGGATGCCGAAGCTAAGCCCCAGTTGGAGGGGAAGGTGTCCCTGGAGGTGGTGACTGTTGGAAACGCCAAGCTAAGGAGCGGAGAGAAGACGTCCAAAGGAGGTGGGCATCACCGGGCTGGGCGCCGGTCATCGATGGAATGGGACGGGAGTGGCGGTGGCGACTCGGAAATTGAGGAGGGCGAGATTGTGCAGCCGGAGGACGAGCGGTACAGTCCCATTCGGCTGTTCCGGAGCAGGTGCCGGCCTGCCGAACAGCGCACCCTGCGGGTGGTGGAAGGCGATGACTTCCTGTCTCTGCATGCCGACTCAGACGACGAAGGAGCCTTACAGATTGACTTCAGTGAGAGCCAGCCTGACCCACGTTGGAAGGGGGTGGACTTGAGGCGGAAGATCCTGACCCAGCGCCGAGAACGCTTCCACCGAGCCCCGTCGCCCCTGCCACCCCCGCCCCCTCCGCCAGCCCCCAAGCGCCCTGCCTCCAAATCCCACTCTGGCTCCAGCTCTGGCTCCTGTAAGAAATCCAAGCGGGAGCGCAAAAGATCGCGAGAGCGTAAAGCCTCAAAGACCAAGGAATCTTACAGCGCCTCGTGGAACCCTAAGAAGAAATCGAAGTCGCGATCCAAATCCAAGGAGCGCCGGCACTCCCACCACCGGGCCTCGAGGTCTCGCTCCCACCACCGAGCCTCCCGGTCCTGGTCGCCCTCTATCAGCACCAGCTTGTCTGCCGTTGGCTCCTCGCATACATCTGCCGAGCGACGCAAGAGCAGGCGGTCCAAGTCCAAGGAGAAGCGCCGCGGGCATCATTCCCGGTCACGTAGCAGCAGCCGGGCCCACCGCAGCCGGCACAAAGACAAACACCGGGGCGACGggggcaggaagaagaagaagcgctCTCGGTCTCGCTCGCGTGAGAAGCATCCCTCCCATCGGTTACCCAAGGACAAGGAGCGGGAGGTCCACCTGTTGGAGGAACCCAAGTCTGAGAAGGTTTTGATGGAGCGCCGGAGAGATGCACGGACCGTGGTGCCCCCTTCAATCCAGGACCTCAATGACAACGACCTCTTTACCATCAAGAGGACCATCACCGTCAATCAGCAGGAGAAAATGGAGGGGCTGCTGGAGACGCCTGAGCGAGCCAAGCGGGAGGTTCTTTACGATTCGGAAGGGATGAGCTTCGATGCTTGCTTCTCGGACCGCGAGCCCCCCGAGGAATCCAAATTGGGCGGGGTGCGGCTGACAGCCAAGGAGGACTCGATCCCATCCCGAAAGGACAAGCGGCCTGAGGAGGACGTCAAGCAGAAGGTGCCCAAGGAGAAAGAGCGCAAGAGGGCCTACCTTGAGGACCGCCCGGGTCCCCGGGATAAGTACAAAAAAAAGCTGAAGGAGGGGCCTCCGTGCTCTGAACAGCAAGAATTGCCCAAGGTGGAAAAGAAGGCCCGACCTGATAGGGACAAGACCGGGAAAAAGCTGAAAGCCGGAAGCCACAAGGAGAGTGGCAAGTTAGGCTCTGGCCGAAAGGTGAAGCTCCAGTCCAAGGTGGCCGTATTGATCCGCGAGGGAGTGAGCAGCACCACTTCAGTCAAGGAGGTGGGCTCCATCGGCGTGAAGTTTAGCCGGGACAAGGAGAGCCGCTCGCCTTTCCTCAAGTCGGAGGAGAAGGTGCTGATGGTCGGGGCTTCTGCAGCCGGCCAAGGCGAGATGGCCGACGTCAAGGAGCCCGGTTTCAAGCCCAAGAAAGTCAAAGGGCTGAAGGCCAAGATGGGAGTGAAGAAACTGAAAGGCCTCAAGCCCAAGGGTGCCTCGGagcccaagaagaagaagaagctcaaGGTGAAGACTGGGCTGAAGAAATCCAAAGCCGACAGCTGCAGTCAAGGCGCAAGCAGCCCGCTGAGAGTCAAGGAGGAACCCTCGTGGTCTGGTTCGGAGAAATCGGAGGGCACCGCCAAGCCGCCGAGCCCTCAGCCCCTGGCCCCTGGCCAGGAGCTCACGCCTGATTCCCAGACAGTGGACAGCAGCTGCAAGACGCCCGACGTCTCCTTCCTGCCTGAAGACCCCCCAGTTGAGCCGCCCAGGGTGCCAGCCGACGAGCCGGAAGTGGACAGCTTGTCCGAGACCAAAGAGGAGCAGCCCCCTCTGCAGCAGCCACCCCACCCGCCCCGCAACGTGCCCCAGCCGCCCGCCCCCATGTCATGGAatctgcagggtggggtggacTGCACCAGCGGCGTATTGGCAT TGACTGCCCTGCTCTTCAAGATGGAAGAGGCCAACCTTGCAAGCCGGGCAAAAGCCCAGGAGCTTATTCAAGCAACCAATCAG ATCCTGACCCACACCAAGCCCACGGCCTCCTTGGGGCCCCCTCAACCGCCAgtgccgcccacccacccacccgcctcgCACCTATCTGTGCCGCCTGTCTCCTATTTGCTTCAGGGCTCCCTGCCTCTCAGTGGCTGCGGTTCGACCCCCACCACCCCGACAGGGGTGTTGCCTGGGACGTTGAGCCAGGCCTCGGCAGGCCCTCCCTCGGCTGGCATCTTTGCGTCTTCATCGTGCACCGATCTGGGCAGCACCAGCTCCGAAGGGCGTGGAGACAGCGATAAG TACCTGAAAAAGCTTCATACGCAAGAGCGGGCGGTGGAGGAAGTGAAGCTGGCCATCAAGCCCTATTACCAGAAGAAGGAGATCACGAAGGAAGAATACAAGGACATCCTGCGCAAAGCCGTCCACAAG ATCTGCCACAGCAAGAGTGGAGAAATCAATCCGGTCAAGGTGAACAACCTCGTGAAGGCCTATGTCCAGAGATACAAGTACTTTCGAAAACACGGACGCAAGATGGACGAGGAGCCAGGCCCCCCCAAGGAAATCGGGGGGCTGGACAAGTCTGGCTTGCCCATGCCCCCACTCTGA
- the SCAF1 gene encoding splicing factor, arginine/serine-rich 19 isoform X3, translating into MEEEENRRSPVREDPGRGGEKSASEPPLDSDWDQSGALCAGQVIILKALQQAVGSGLAGDLQDPAIEKDAECKRPSRRKWCRSSRSEGLGGNWLGTGDPTLACDRNGPMGEVLEAPSSGVMPALAGVLDYLEWTYHLPQGVESSIGTQAAYSGEEDMEEVELVAEVRLGDVGALSGIFRRNLSRRMQKSACLGSSAPCWSRSRPCPIGHPALSEQPYSLDPHRTLPVMDKAPWTSVLGRRGVSQPTKADRTSPSPCLGMTLGTGMGVSTGGQQRPQSATGRESESQQRSQPPPASSLDKADSSSSSSSSCSSSTSSMSRHQGLPGEGSSSNPCAPMRSPDLDIYDPFHPTDEDNLNGDFGFGDSPHKEAEGGRHDQKYDPFDPTGSNPSSLVSTPSPEEDDDDDDDDEEDDHDQHPPDMSHSISRISETLAGIYDENSLSQDFPSSDKGQEDSEPEAEPGGGYETEAACPPEPPESKEPPGADSTLPEELPPEQAESKTPEPRRRVFVVDLAPKGRLDAEAKPQLEGKVSLEVVTVGNAKLRSGEKTSKGGGHHRAGRRSSMEWDGSGGGDSEIEEGEIVQPEDERYSPIRLFRSRCRPAEQRTLRVVEGDDFLSLHADSDDEGALQIDFSESQPDPRWKGVDLRRKILTQRRERFHRAPSPLPPPPPPPAPKRPASKSHSGSSSGSCKKSKRERKRSRERKASKTKESYSASWNPKKKSKSRSKSKERRHSHHRASRSRSHHRASRSWSPSISTSLSAVGSSHTSAERRKSRRSKSKEKRRGHHSRSRSSSRAHRSRHKDKHRGDGGRKKKKRSRSRSREKHPSHRLPKDKEREVHLLEEPKSEKVLMERRRDARTVVPPSIQDLNDNDLFTIKRTITVNQQEKMEGLLETPERAKREVLYDSEGMSFDACFSDREPPEESKLGGVRLTAKEDSIPSRKDKRPEEDVKQKVPKEKERKRAYLEDRPGPRDKYKKKLKEGPPCSEQQELPKVEKKARPDRDKTGKKLKAGSHKESGKLGSGRKVKLQSKVAVLIREGVSSTTSVKEVGSIGVKFSRDKESRSPFLKSEEKVLMVGASAAGQGEMADVKEPGFKPKKVKGLKAKMGVKKLKGLKPKGASEPKKKKKLKVKTGLKKSKADSCSQGASSPLRVKEEPSWSGSEKSEGTAKPPSPQPLAPGQELTPDSQTVDSSCKTPDVSFLPEDPPVEPPRVPADEPEVDSLSETKEEQPPLQQPPHPPRNVPQPPAPMSWNLQGGVDCTSGVLALTALLFKMEEANLASRAKAQELIQATNQILTHTKPTASLGPPQPPVPPTHPPASHLSVPPVSYLLQGSLPLSGCGSTPTTPTGVLPGTLSQASAGPPSAGIFASSSCTDLGSTSSEGRGDSDKYLKKLHTQERAVEEVKLAIKPYYQKKEITKEEYKDILRKAVHKICHSKSGEINPVKVNNLVKAYVQRYKYFRKHGRKMDEEPGPPKEIGGLDKSGLPMPPL; encoded by the exons atggaagaagaggagaatcGGCGCTCTCCAGTACGAGAGGATCCTGGGCGAGGTGGTGAGAAGTCAGCCAGTGAACCTCCTCTTGACTCGGATTGGGACCAGTCAGGTGCCCTCTGCGCTGGCCAAGTTATCATTTTG AAAGCTTTGCAGCAAGCCGTGGGCAGTGGCTTGGCAGGTGACCTGCAAGATCCAGCGATCGAGAAAG ATGCTGAATGCAAGCGCCCAAGCCGCAGGAAATGGTGCAGGAGCTCCAGATCTGAAGGGCTTGGAGGAAATTGGCTGGGAACTGGGGACCCCACACTGGCCTGTGATAGGAATGGCCCGATGGGTGAG GTCCTTGAGGCTCCTTCTTCTGGTGTGATGCCTGCCTTAGCCGGAGTCTTGGACTACCTGGAATGGACTTACCATTTGCCCCAGGGAGTAGAGAGCTCCATAGGGACCCAGGCGGCTTA CAGTGGAGAGGAAGATATGGAAGAAGTGGAGCTGGTGGCCGAGGTGCGGCTGGGAGATGTCGGCGCCCTCTCAGGAATCTTTAGAAGAAACCTGTCTCGGAGGATGCAAAAgtctg CCTGCCTTGGATCATCTGCACCCTGCTGGAGCAGAAGCCGACCCTGCCCCATTGGCCACCCTGCCCTTTCGGAGCAGCCCTACTCTCTGGACCCACACAGAACTCTGCCTGTAATGGACAAGGCTCCTTGGACGTCTGTTTTAGGCAGACGTGGGGTTTCACAGCCCACTAAAGCAGACAGgacttctccttccccttgcttGGGCATGACTCTGGGCACTGGCATGGGGGTATCCACCGGGGGGCAGCAGCGCCCGCAGAGCGCCACTGGCCGAGAGTCCGAATCCCAGCAGCGATCCCAGCCACCCCCCGCCAGCTCCTTGGATAAGGCCGATTCCAGCAGCTCCTCTTCATCGTCTTGCTCCTCCTCGACCTCCTCTATGTCCCGCCACCAGGGCCTGCCTGGCGAAGGCAGCTCCTCCAACCCCTGCGCCCCAATGCGCTCCCCGGACTTAGATATTTATGATCCCTTCCATCCTACCGACGAGGATAACCTCAACGGCGATTTTGGCTTTGGGGATTCTCCCCACAAGGAGGCCGAAGGTGGGCGGCATGACCAGAAATACGACCCCTTTGACCCCACTGGCTCCAACCCCAGTTCCTTAGTCAGTACCCCTTCGCCTGAGGAGgacgacgatgacgacgacgacgacgaggaagACGACCACGACCAGCATCCTCCGGACATGTCCCACAGCATCAGCCGCATCTCGGAAACATTGGCCGGAATCTACGACGAAAATAGCTTGAGCCAAGATTTCCCCAGCTCGGACAAAGGGCAAGAAGATTCGGAACCAGAAGCAGAACCTGGCGGAGGCTATGAAACCGAGGCTGCCTGCCCCCCTGAACCCCCGGAGAGCAAGGAGCCTCCAGGTGCCGATTCTACCCTTCCGGAGGAGCTCCCCCCGGAACAGGCGGAATCCAAAACTCCTGAGCCACGTCGCCGGGTGTTTGTGGTTGACCTCGCCCCCAAAGGCCGCTTGGATGCCGAAGCTAAGCCCCAGTTGGAGGGGAAGGTGTCCCTGGAGGTGGTGACTGTTGGAAACGCCAAGCTAAGGAGCGGAGAGAAGACGTCCAAAGGAGGTGGGCATCACCGGGCTGGGCGCCGGTCATCGATGGAATGGGACGGGAGTGGCGGTGGCGACTCGGAAATTGAGGAGGGCGAGATTGTGCAGCCGGAGGACGAGCGGTACAGTCCCATTCGGCTGTTCCGGAGCAGGTGCCGGCCTGCCGAACAGCGCACCCTGCGGGTGGTGGAAGGCGATGACTTCCTGTCTCTGCATGCCGACTCAGACGACGAAGGAGCCTTACAGATTGACTTCAGTGAGAGCCAGCCTGACCCACGTTGGAAGGGGGTGGACTTGAGGCGGAAGATCCTGACCCAGCGCCGAGAACGCTTCCACCGAGCCCCGTCGCCCCTGCCACCCCCGCCCCCTCCGCCAGCCCCCAAGCGCCCTGCCTCCAAATCCCACTCTGGCTCCAGCTCTGGCTCCTGTAAGAAATCCAAGCGGGAGCGCAAAAGATCGCGAGAGCGTAAAGCCTCAAAGACCAAGGAATCTTACAGCGCCTCGTGGAACCCTAAGAAGAAATCGAAGTCGCGATCCAAATCCAAGGAGCGCCGGCACTCCCACCACCGGGCCTCGAGGTCTCGCTCCCACCACCGAGCCTCCCGGTCCTGGTCGCCCTCTATCAGCACCAGCTTGTCTGCCGTTGGCTCCTCGCATACATCTGCCGAGCGACGCAAGAGCAGGCGGTCCAAGTCCAAGGAGAAGCGCCGCGGGCATCATTCCCGGTCACGTAGCAGCAGCCGGGCCCACCGCAGCCGGCACAAAGACAAACACCGGGGCGACGggggcaggaagaagaagaagcgctCTCGGTCTCGCTCGCGTGAGAAGCATCCCTCCCATCGGTTACCCAAGGACAAGGAGCGGGAGGTCCACCTGTTGGAGGAACCCAAGTCTGAGAAGGTTTTGATGGAGCGCCGGAGAGATGCACGGACCGTGGTGCCCCCTTCAATCCAGGACCTCAATGACAACGACCTCTTTACCATCAAGAGGACCATCACCGTCAATCAGCAGGAGAAAATGGAGGGGCTGCTGGAGACGCCTGAGCGAGCCAAGCGGGAGGTTCTTTACGATTCGGAAGGGATGAGCTTCGATGCTTGCTTCTCGGACCGCGAGCCCCCCGAGGAATCCAAATTGGGCGGGGTGCGGCTGACAGCCAAGGAGGACTCGATCCCATCCCGAAAGGACAAGCGGCCTGAGGAGGACGTCAAGCAGAAGGTGCCCAAGGAGAAAGAGCGCAAGAGGGCCTACCTTGAGGACCGCCCGGGTCCCCGGGATAAGTACAAAAAAAAGCTGAAGGAGGGGCCTCCGTGCTCTGAACAGCAAGAATTGCCCAAGGTGGAAAAGAAGGCCCGACCTGATAGGGACAAGACCGGGAAAAAGCTGAAAGCCGGAAGCCACAAGGAGAGTGGCAAGTTAGGCTCTGGCCGAAAGGTGAAGCTCCAGTCCAAGGTGGCCGTATTGATCCGCGAGGGAGTGAGCAGCACCACTTCAGTCAAGGAGGTGGGCTCCATCGGCGTGAAGTTTAGCCGGGACAAGGAGAGCCGCTCGCCTTTCCTCAAGTCGGAGGAGAAGGTGCTGATGGTCGGGGCTTCTGCAGCCGGCCAAGGCGAGATGGCCGACGTCAAGGAGCCCGGTTTCAAGCCCAAGAAAGTCAAAGGGCTGAAGGCCAAGATGGGAGTGAAGAAACTGAAAGGCCTCAAGCCCAAGGGTGCCTCGGagcccaagaagaagaagaagctcaaGGTGAAGACTGGGCTGAAGAAATCCAAAGCCGACAGCTGCAGTCAAGGCGCAAGCAGCCCGCTGAGAGTCAAGGAGGAACCCTCGTGGTCTGGTTCGGAGAAATCGGAGGGCACCGCCAAGCCGCCGAGCCCTCAGCCCCTGGCCCCTGGCCAGGAGCTCACGCCTGATTCCCAGACAGTGGACAGCAGCTGCAAGACGCCCGACGTCTCCTTCCTGCCTGAAGACCCCCCAGTTGAGCCGCCCAGGGTGCCAGCCGACGAGCCGGAAGTGGACAGCTTGTCCGAGACCAAAGAGGAGCAGCCCCCTCTGCAGCAGCCACCCCACCCGCCCCGCAACGTGCCCCAGCCGCCCGCCCCCATGTCATGGAatctgcagggtggggtggacTGCACCAGCGGCGTATTGGCAT TGACTGCCCTGCTCTTCAAGATGGAAGAGGCCAACCTTGCAAGCCGGGCAAAAGCCCAGGAGCTTATTCAAGCAACCAATCAG ATCCTGACCCACACCAAGCCCACGGCCTCCTTGGGGCCCCCTCAACCGCCAgtgccgcccacccacccacccgcctcgCACCTATCTGTGCCGCCTGTCTCCTATTTGCTTCAGGGCTCCCTGCCTCTCAGTGGCTGCGGTTCGACCCCCACCACCCCGACAGGGGTGTTGCCTGGGACGTTGAGCCAGGCCTCGGCAGGCCCTCCCTCGGCTGGCATCTTTGCGTCTTCATCGTGCACCGATCTGGGCAGCACCAGCTCCGAAGGGCGTGGAGACAGCGATAAG TACCTGAAAAAGCTTCATACGCAAGAGCGGGCGGTGGAGGAAGTGAAGCTGGCCATCAAGCCCTATTACCAGAAGAAGGAGATCACGAAGGAAGAATACAAGGACATCCTGCGCAAAGCCGTCCACAAG ATCTGCCACAGCAAGAGTGGAGAAATCAATCCGGTCAAGGTGAACAACCTCGTGAAGGCCTATGTCCAGAGATACAAGTACTTTCGAAAACACGGACGCAAGATGGACGAGGAGCCAGGCCCCCCCAAGGAAATCGGGGGGCTGGACAAGTCTGGCTTGCCCATGCCCCCACTCTGA